In a genomic window of Paraburkholderia sp. HP33-1:
- a CDS encoding ecdysteroid 22-kinase family protein translates to MSLPVTVEAVTAEWLTSALGFRFPRVEVRSCKHVDVLPGTSTKVRVALEYNDAGHTMGLPSRMIVKGGFEEHSPSMKEMYRNEMRFYRDILPFVNMNAPKCFYAGADPDAWQAVVVMEDLTERNVQFCRAQQSQRYEQVALRLSAMARYHAQTWNSREFDTGGRLEWVGGRFSDWSLEYQNRYLEPDVWAHYVSLPRGAAVSRYLHDRDWMVAALGRIAREHKHKPVCLIHGDTHLGNLYVEADGAPGFFDAQVSRAPWSLEVAYHIGCALDIEDRRLWERSLLEHYLSQLALNGVKAPDWDEAWVDYRRDLAYGYFIFSINETRFQTEAVNTAYAARFGAALVDHGAVGKSI, encoded by the coding sequence ATGAGCTTGCCTGTCACTGTCGAGGCAGTGACGGCAGAGTGGCTTACTTCGGCGCTCGGATTCCGATTCCCCCGCGTCGAAGTGCGCTCGTGCAAGCACGTGGATGTACTACCGGGCACGTCGACCAAGGTCCGCGTGGCTCTGGAGTACAACGACGCGGGTCATACGATGGGGCTGCCGTCGCGAATGATCGTGAAGGGCGGCTTTGAGGAACATAGTCCGTCGATGAAGGAGATGTATCGCAATGAAATGCGCTTTTATCGCGACATACTCCCGTTCGTAAACATGAACGCACCGAAATGTTTTTATGCCGGCGCTGATCCTGACGCCTGGCAGGCCGTCGTGGTGATGGAAGACCTGACCGAACGTAACGTTCAGTTTTGCCGTGCTCAACAATCTCAGCGTTACGAACAGGTGGCCTTGCGTCTGAGTGCGATGGCGCGATACCACGCGCAAACGTGGAATAGCCGGGAATTCGACACTGGTGGTCGGCTTGAATGGGTCGGAGGGCGCTTTTCGGACTGGTCGTTGGAATACCAGAACCGCTACCTCGAGCCGGATGTCTGGGCGCATTACGTATCGTTGCCAAGAGGAGCGGCAGTAAGCCGGTATCTGCACGATCGGGACTGGATGGTGGCGGCGCTCGGACGCATTGCGCGCGAACATAAGCACAAACCGGTGTGTCTCATTCACGGCGATACGCACCTTGGAAATCTCTACGTCGAAGCTGACGGAGCACCAGGCTTTTTCGATGCTCAGGTTAGCCGCGCGCCCTGGAGCCTCGAGGTCGCTTACCACATAGGGTGCGCGCTCGATATCGAGGACCGCCGTTTGTGGGAGCGGTCGCTGCTTGAACACTATCTTTCGCAGTTGGCACTTAACGGCGTCAAAGCACCGGATTGGGACGAGGCGTGGGTCGACTATCGACGCGATCTCGCGTACGGATACTTCATTTTTTCGATCAACGAAACGCGTTTCCAGACGGAGGCGGTGAACACGGCATATGCGGCACGCTTTGGTGCCGCATTGGTGGATCATGGCGCGGTGGGCAAATCAATCTGA
- the cysD gene encoding sulfate adenylyltransferase subunit CysD, translating to MPSLTHLRRLEAESIHILREVVAEAQRPVMLYSIGKDSACMLHLAKKAFYPAFPPFPLLHVDTTWKFRDMYAMRDRVAQESGMELIVHQNPEAKELGINPFDHGSQVHTDMWKTQGLKQALAKHGFDAAFGGARRDEEKSRAKERIFSFRTATHQWDPKNQRPELWRLYNARKSNGESIRVFPISNWTELDVWQYIYLESIPIVPLYFAARRTVVNRDGTLVMVDDDRMPLKPRERVEEKMVRFRTLGCYPLTGAVESNATTLPQIIQEMLLTTTSERQGRLIDHDGAASMERKKQEGYF from the coding sequence ATGCCTTCATTGACTCATCTGCGGCGGCTGGAAGCCGAGAGCATTCATATTTTGCGAGAAGTCGTCGCCGAGGCGCAACGTCCAGTGATGCTCTACTCGATCGGCAAGGACAGCGCCTGCATGCTGCATCTGGCAAAAAAGGCGTTTTATCCGGCGTTCCCACCGTTTCCGCTTCTCCACGTCGATACCACCTGGAAATTCCGAGACATGTACGCGATGCGTGACCGCGTGGCTCAGGAGAGTGGGATGGAGCTGATCGTCCATCAGAACCCGGAAGCGAAGGAATTGGGGATCAACCCGTTCGATCACGGTTCGCAGGTTCACACCGACATGTGGAAGACGCAAGGCTTGAAGCAGGCGCTTGCCAAACACGGCTTCGATGCCGCCTTCGGAGGGGCTCGCAGAGACGAAGAGAAATCGCGTGCGAAAGAGCGAATCTTCTCGTTCCGTACGGCTACCCACCAGTGGGATCCGAAGAACCAGCGACCCGAATTGTGGCGTCTGTACAACGCGCGAAAGAGTAATGGCGAGTCAATTCGAGTGTTTCCTATCTCTAACTGGACCGAACTGGACGTCTGGCAGTACATCTACCTCGAAAGTATCCCCATCGTGCCGCTGTATTTCGCGGCGAGACGAACTGTGGTGAATCGGGACGGCACGCTGGTGATGGTGGACGATGACCGCATGCCGCTCAAGCCACGCGAGAGGGTCGAGGAAAAAATGGTGCGCTTCCGCACGCTTGGTTGCTATCCGTTGACCGGAGCGGTCGAGTCGAACGCCACAACCTTGCCGCAGATTATTCAGGAAATGCTGTTGACGACGACCTCCGAGCGACAGGGCCGCCTGATCGATCATGACGGCGCCGCATCGATGGAGAGGAAGAAACAGGAGGGGTACTTCTAA
- a CDS encoding 3'(2'),5'-bisphosphate nucleotidase CysQ: MNTVSTAHWVDDDHRLAVHIATVAGSALNAIRASAILTGTPLGAVGDATANELIAHILAQTRPEDGFLSEESAPDPKRLTLDRVWVIDPLDGTREYGERIEGREDWAVHVALTVCGEPRACAVALPARGVTFGTLSPPAVPTPPEGRLKILVSRSRAPELAKRVVQRLDAELIPMGSAGAKAMAVLRGEAHAYLHAGGQYEWDSCAPVGVALAAGLHASRIDGSSCIYNGTDVAMPDLLICRREIAKVMLGAIAAAQ, encoded by the coding sequence ATGAACACTGTCAGCACCGCGCATTGGGTCGACGATGATCACCGCCTTGCGGTGCACATCGCTACGGTGGCTGGCAGCGCCTTAAATGCGATACGTGCGTCGGCAATCCTCACGGGCACACCGTTGGGAGCAGTTGGCGATGCAACCGCGAACGAACTCATTGCACACATTCTCGCTCAGACCCGGCCGGAAGACGGCTTTCTGTCGGAAGAGTCCGCGCCGGATCCAAAGCGATTAACCCTCGATCGTGTATGGGTGATCGACCCGCTCGATGGAACGCGCGAGTATGGCGAACGCATCGAGGGGCGCGAAGACTGGGCGGTTCATGTGGCGCTGACAGTTTGCGGCGAGCCTCGCGCTTGCGCCGTGGCGCTTCCGGCTCGTGGCGTGACATTTGGGACGCTGTCGCCGCCTGCGGTGCCGACACCGCCTGAAGGGCGGCTGAAAATTCTCGTGAGCCGTTCGCGCGCTCCGGAGCTGGCAAAGAGGGTTGTGCAACGCCTGGACGCTGAACTTATACCGATGGGCTCCGCAGGCGCAAAGGCAATGGCAGTACTGCGTGGCGAGGCTCACGCGTATCTTCATGCCGGTGGGCAGTACGAATGGGATTCGTGCGCACCGGTTGGCGTCGCGCTTGCGGCTGGCCTTCACGCCAGCCGCATTGACGGCAGCTCATGCATCTATAACGGGACTGACGTCGCGATGCCCGATCTACTGATTTGTCGTCGGGAAATTGCCAAAGTGATGCTCGGTGCCATCGCTGCCGCGCAGTGA
- a CDS encoding acyl-CoA reductase, with product MEHTETTVKQSAIPAPESDLAPLPVPHVYRGRTVTGCAIRHVSRDLGQGFCTPRIELDDLVWPRAESGPAFDVPVSKIIDFLVELGPRLHLDVNPLMQAALESMIKVSPLGRRILENCYRDIPNLFAREVIEDELRVSLGDARLVDGWVARTLRGRPSRLRAFPPRLVHILAGNSPMVAAMTVMRSALTKGVHLLKLPSNDLFTATAILRTMAEIDPDHPVTRSFSAAYWRGGDENVESILYRPQYFDKIVVWGGESAVRHAMRYAGPGLELVAFDPKVSISLIGREAFASDEVLREVARAGAADVLSFNQDACNASRYQFVEGDEDDADRYCEHLALALGEDYRYGDGQGPLVPADIREAVDVLREMEPLYRVFGGYNGKGLVIRSDEMVDFHPICKTVNVVPVTSLRDGARHATVATQTVGIYPPHRVTEVRDALACAGVQRMVALGESISDGVGGYPHDGMFPIHRFMKWVSEEAGPNLEETR from the coding sequence ATGGAGCACACCGAAACAACGGTAAAGCAAAGCGCGATACCTGCGCCGGAGTCCGACCTCGCACCACTGCCGGTTCCTCACGTGTACCGCGGGCGCACCGTCACAGGATGCGCCATCAGACACGTTTCGCGTGATCTGGGGCAAGGTTTTTGCACGCCCAGGATCGAATTGGACGATCTTGTGTGGCCGCGCGCTGAGTCCGGCCCTGCTTTCGATGTTCCTGTCTCGAAGATCATCGACTTTCTCGTTGAGCTCGGGCCGCGTTTGCACCTCGATGTCAATCCGCTGATGCAGGCCGCGCTTGAATCGATGATCAAGGTTAGTCCGCTAGGGCGACGGATCCTCGAAAACTGCTATCGCGACATTCCCAATCTTTTCGCACGTGAGGTGATCGAGGACGAACTGCGCGTGAGTCTTGGAGACGCGCGCCTTGTCGACGGTTGGGTGGCACGCACTCTGCGTGGACGCCCGAGTCGCCTGCGCGCGTTTCCACCGCGCCTCGTCCACATCCTCGCAGGCAATTCGCCGATGGTGGCAGCCATGACCGTCATGCGCTCAGCGCTTACGAAAGGCGTTCACCTGCTCAAGCTGCCTTCGAACGATCTTTTCACAGCCACTGCAATCCTGCGCACCATGGCCGAAATCGACCCGGATCATCCGGTCACCAGATCGTTTTCCGCCGCATACTGGCGCGGTGGGGATGAAAACGTCGAGTCGATCCTTTATCGTCCGCAGTACTTCGACAAAATTGTTGTATGGGGCGGCGAGAGCGCAGTTCGGCATGCGATGCGCTACGCTGGACCCGGCCTTGAACTGGTTGCGTTCGACCCAAAGGTATCGATCTCGCTGATCGGCCGTGAAGCATTTGCATCCGATGAAGTACTGCGCGAGGTCGCACGCGCGGGTGCAGCCGACGTACTGTCGTTCAATCAGGACGCGTGCAATGCGAGCCGGTATCAATTCGTCGAAGGCGATGAAGACGATGCCGACCGCTACTGCGAGCACCTCGCGCTCGCACTTGGCGAAGACTATCGGTACGGCGACGGTCAAGGTCCGCTCGTGCCCGCCGACATTCGCGAGGCCGTGGACGTGCTGCGTGAAATGGAGCCGCTTTATCGTGTATTCGGGGGTTATAACGGCAAGGGGCTCGTCATTCGTTCTGACGAAATGGTGGATTTCCACCCCATTTGCAAGACCGTCAACGTTGTTCCTGTGACAAGTCTGCGCGATGGCGCCCGGCACGCGACCGTCGCCACGCAGACGGTCGGGATTTATCCGCCCCACCGGGTGACCGAGGTACGCGATGCGCTGGCATGTGCCGGCGTCCAGCGCATGGTGGCGCTGGGCGAGTCGATCTCCGACGGTGTCGGCGGCTATCCCCATGACGGCATGTTCCCAATCCATCGCTTCATGAAATGGGTATCGGAAGAAGCCGGTCCGAATCTGGAGGAGACACGGTGA
- a CDS encoding SDR family NAD(P)-dependent oxidoreductase: MPAPRIFHQRLSGKIAIVTGAGSLGQGFGTGKAIACLFAAEGASVCLVDQQYERAAETLALITEAGGSAFVSTGDITDGAICARIVEETVERYGGLDILVNNVGVSGAPGRLQDVDEVSWDRVIDVNLKSAFLMSRSAVSKIVARGGGAIVNISSVAGIRSHGSAAYGSSKAGMVGFTRELAVMYGRDHVRANAIAPGHIFTPMVQSMLSDNARERRRKIAPLPLEGDAWDVAAAALFLSSDESRFITGTCLPVDGGVTEVAALAAYDLVQQ; encoded by the coding sequence ATGCCCGCTCCGAGAATATTTCACCAACGTTTAAGCGGCAAGATCGCGATCGTGACCGGCGCAGGGTCGCTCGGTCAGGGTTTTGGCACGGGCAAGGCAATTGCCTGTCTTTTTGCGGCGGAGGGCGCGTCTGTCTGTCTCGTCGATCAGCAATACGAGCGGGCAGCGGAAACGCTCGCGCTGATCACGGAAGCGGGCGGCAGCGCGTTCGTATCTACCGGCGATATCACTGACGGCGCTATCTGTGCGCGCATTGTCGAAGAAACCGTTGAGCGGTATGGTGGTCTGGACATTCTCGTCAACAACGTCGGGGTCTCAGGCGCGCCGGGTCGGTTGCAGGATGTCGACGAGGTGTCCTGGGATCGCGTGATCGACGTCAATCTGAAGAGTGCGTTTTTGATGAGCCGAAGTGCGGTGTCGAAGATCGTGGCACGCGGAGGCGGGGCAATCGTCAATATCAGTTCGGTCGCGGGCATCCGCAGCCACGGGTCGGCGGCATATGGCTCGTCAAAGGCCGGAATGGTCGGTTTTACGCGTGAACTCGCGGTGATGTACGGCCGCGATCATGTTCGCGCCAACGCCATTGCTCCGGGGCATATTTTTACGCCGATGGTGCAGAGTATGCTTAGCGATAATGCTCGCGAACGCCGCCGCAAGATCGCACCACTTCCGTTGGAGGGGGATGCGTGGGACGTCGCAGCCGCCGCGCTGTTTCTCTCCAGCGATGAATCGCGATTCATTACCGGCACGTGCCTACCCGTGGACGGTGGTGTGACGGAAGTCGCGGCACTCGCGGCATACGATCTGGTTCAACAATAG
- a CDS encoding MarR family transcriptional regulator gives MAELTRVTGNGTCLALARTVKLRSMPIADSLGNAFLLSDERGSEPIDNRMGARKTADSLFAALADASRRQLLTLLNAGARSTAVLARELNISRAGVTGHVNALVEAGWLDVAYDENGEAFYSKRSQAEAQLLAECVALQKPEGSGACDALDEKAEAWAREWPTEDPNVYLIGQRLLRLSAHIDRALKEAAASQGLLAAELLLLDTLLVSGPPYTQSPTQLQKPLAMTLGGITKCVSRLEQMGLVERMPDPADGRGILVRMKSHARKVLRNILREKEYGTDWVASSHMAPERRAALSILLRELHLFADAEAARRCVERG, from the coding sequence GTGGCTGAATTGACCCGCGTTACAGGAAACGGCACCTGTTTGGCGCTGGCACGGACCGTGAAGTTGCGCTCCATGCCAATCGCCGATTCGCTCGGCAACGCGTTTTTGCTATCCGACGAGCGGGGGTCTGAACCGATCGATAATCGCATGGGTGCTCGCAAGACTGCAGATTCGCTATTTGCCGCGTTAGCGGATGCTTCCCGACGACAACTGTTGACTCTGCTGAACGCGGGTGCGCGAAGCACAGCGGTACTGGCGCGTGAACTGAATATATCGCGTGCAGGAGTGACGGGGCACGTGAATGCGCTCGTCGAGGCTGGGTGGCTCGATGTCGCTTATGACGAGAATGGCGAGGCGTTCTATTCGAAGCGTTCTCAGGCCGAAGCCCAACTCCTGGCGGAATGCGTAGCGTTGCAGAAGCCCGAAGGTTCCGGGGCTTGCGATGCGTTGGACGAGAAGGCGGAGGCTTGGGCGCGCGAGTGGCCAACGGAAGACCCGAACGTCTATCTCATAGGGCAACGACTTCTACGACTGTCCGCCCACATCGATCGCGCACTCAAGGAAGCCGCCGCGAGTCAGGGCCTGCTTGCGGCCGAGCTGTTGCTGTTGGACACGCTTCTGGTTTCTGGGCCGCCGTACACCCAGTCTCCAACACAACTACAAAAACCACTGGCGATGACGCTCGGCGGCATCACGAAGTGTGTCAGCAGACTTGAACAGATGGGCTTAGTTGAGCGCATGCCGGATCCGGCGGATGGGCGTGGAATTCTTGTGCGAATGAAGTCGCACGCGCGCAAAGTTTTAAGGAATATTCTTCGTGAGAAGGAGTATGGAACCGACTGGGTCGCATCTAGTCACATGGCGCCTGAGCGGCGTGCGGCGCTCTCGATTTTGCTGCGAGAACTCCATCTCTTTGCGGACGCGGAAGCCGCACGTCGGTGTGTAGAGCGCGGCTGA
- a CDS encoding DUF1214 domain-containing protein: MAELKSWRDYLSQLANAESLLDLTETPSDPQTRAELYRQFQMNLSLAYFIYFQSDPLHPDWLPFLNSVFMLQPNPDDTYFVAPLRGDLRYRLVGERGSVHLLTLDIGRGIMGTTDEIHPPLGQFDFDDLEIGDDGSFEILLSAQRPAGHDGNWLELHPEADFAMLRQRSYAWGAERDARIAIECLDAPLMKPRMDHEKIATRTSELMDYAARLSRRWLAHMQQLRSRININEFEFFAFGGGLAKQAYWQAIFDFDGEEALILETALPQTRRYWNVQLNDALFNALDYIDHQSSLNGVQAHVDEDGHFRAVIAHRDPGVINWLDTCGVNRGTAIGRWYGCSSEPVPTLKRVPLSELRDHLPAGTRFVEAGERERLLRARRIGAQLRRRW; this comes from the coding sequence GTGGCTGAGCTGAAATCCTGGCGCGACTATCTCTCCCAATTGGCAAACGCCGAGAGTCTGCTGGACTTGACAGAGACACCCAGCGATCCACAAACGCGCGCGGAGCTGTACCGGCAGTTCCAGATGAATCTCTCGCTTGCCTACTTCATCTACTTCCAATCCGATCCGCTTCATCCAGACTGGCTGCCTTTCCTCAATTCGGTCTTCATGTTGCAGCCGAATCCGGACGATACCTATTTCGTCGCACCTTTGCGAGGAGATCTGCGATACCGGCTAGTTGGAGAACGCGGCAGCGTGCATCTGCTGACGCTTGACATCGGCCGCGGCATCATGGGAACTACCGACGAAATTCACCCGCCCCTCGGTCAATTCGATTTCGATGATCTCGAGATTGGGGACGACGGCAGCTTCGAGATCCTGTTGAGCGCGCAGCGTCCTGCCGGGCACGACGGCAACTGGCTTGAACTGCACCCCGAAGCAGACTTCGCAATGCTGCGCCAGCGCTCTTATGCATGGGGAGCGGAGCGGGACGCACGAATCGCCATCGAGTGCCTCGATGCTCCTCTGATGAAGCCGCGGATGGACCACGAGAAGATCGCGACACGTACCAGCGAGCTGATGGACTACGCTGCGCGCTTGTCACGCCGATGGCTCGCGCATATGCAACAACTGCGCTCGCGAATCAATATAAACGAGTTCGAGTTTTTCGCCTTCGGTGGCGGTCTAGCGAAGCAGGCGTACTGGCAGGCCATTTTCGACTTCGATGGTGAAGAAGCGCTCATTCTCGAAACCGCGTTGCCGCAAACTCGCCGCTATTGGAATGTCCAGTTGAACGACGCTCTGTTCAACGCGCTTGACTATATCGATCACCAAAGCAGCCTCAATGGAGTACAGGCGCACGTCGACGAAGACGGTCATTTTCGCGCGGTGATTGCTCATCGGGATCCCGGTGTTATCAACTGGCTGGACACATGCGGGGTCAATCGCGGGACTGCGATAGGCAGATGGTATGGGTGCAGTTCCGAGCCAGTTCCGACGCTCAAGCGCGTGCCGCTTTCCGAGTTGCGCGATCACTTACCGGCCGGCACTCGCTTCGTAGAGGCAGGCGAGCGCGAGCGACTTCTGCGCGCGAGGCGCATAGGTGCGCAGCTACGACGGCGTTGGTAA
- a CDS encoding MarR family winged helix-turn-helix transcriptional regulator produces MNLPEFPTLERAIAGAEPAHTLAPNEYRTEESVAFKMNMVHLLLGAEIDRKLAASKLSAIQWGILKALFDERARTPTALCRILLADGSIMTRKLDSLEKRGLIERIRSTSDRRSVELALTASGRQLLRETLPLIVETSNRQLRGFAVDEVDTVRTLLDRMVANLS; encoded by the coding sequence ATGAACCTACCCGAATTCCCCACGCTTGAGAGGGCCATCGCTGGCGCCGAACCCGCACATACGCTCGCTCCGAACGAATACCGTACTGAAGAGAGCGTCGCGTTCAAGATGAACATGGTTCATCTTCTGCTTGGCGCGGAAATCGACCGTAAGCTCGCTGCGAGCAAACTTTCAGCAATACAGTGGGGAATTTTGAAAGCGCTGTTCGACGAGCGTGCTCGTACACCCACCGCCTTGTGCCGAATACTTCTCGCTGACGGCAGCATCATGACCCGCAAGCTCGATTCGCTCGAAAAAAGAGGATTGATCGAGCGGATCCGTAGCACTTCCGATAGACGTTCTGTCGAGCTCGCACTGACGGCAAGTGGCCGCCAGTTGCTGCGAGAGACTCTGCCGCTCATCGTCGAAACGAGCAATCGCCAGCTTCGCGGCTTCGCGGTCGATGAAGTTGACACTGTCCGAACCCTGCTCGATCGGATGGTCGCCAACCTGAGCTGA
- a CDS encoding sulfotransferase family protein, with translation MSLPKRFTGAEEELHESASGAAGLSDFGSSAQYMPGLTQLLNALDEDGPRFAPGGREFAWNAVVGALVSRLMLVEGLRKHADVCLQTPRRPLVITGIPRTGTTALHKLLSVDPQFQGLEKWLTVFPQPRPPRDTWAGHAHFRATEAGLQAFFKSAPEMRAAHNIVADEVDECLEILKQGFCSNLWGSSFRVPQYDRWWREQSELPAYHYLAKTISLIGVSDSGKTWLLKNPGHLMQLPALFEVFPDACVVQTHRDPVEALPSLASVLAMARRVSEGDQVDRQEIGRRELDNWASASEAAIAARASLPKKQFIDVKQADLHADPIGTVRRIYGYFGFRLTPETVDAMRRRIEESPERAYGAHKYAEDEFGLAPAAVRERFSCYMTTYGLH, from the coding sequence ATGTCACTACCAAAACGATTCACGGGCGCGGAAGAGGAGCTCCACGAGAGCGCGAGTGGGGCTGCTGGTTTAAGCGATTTCGGCTCGAGCGCTCAGTACATGCCGGGTCTGACGCAGCTTTTGAACGCCCTCGACGAGGACGGGCCGCGCTTTGCGCCGGGCGGACGCGAATTTGCATGGAATGCCGTTGTCGGCGCTTTAGTCTCGCGGCTGATGCTTGTAGAGGGCCTGCGCAAACATGCCGATGTTTGTTTGCAGACGCCGCGACGTCCGCTCGTCATCACTGGCATACCGAGAACGGGTACAACCGCTCTGCACAAGCTGCTTTCGGTGGATCCGCAATTTCAAGGCCTGGAAAAATGGCTCACTGTTTTTCCGCAACCACGGCCGCCGCGGGATACTTGGGCCGGCCATGCTCACTTTCGGGCGACCGAAGCCGGGCTCCAGGCCTTTTTCAAGTCGGCGCCAGAGATGCGAGCAGCGCACAACATCGTAGCCGACGAGGTAGATGAATGCCTCGAAATACTGAAGCAGGGCTTTTGCAGCAATCTGTGGGGCTCATCGTTCCGCGTACCTCAATATGACCGCTGGTGGCGCGAACAGAGCGAATTGCCGGCATATCACTATCTCGCAAAGACGATTAGTCTGATTGGCGTGTCCGACAGCGGAAAGACGTGGCTTTTGAAAAACCCAGGCCATCTGATGCAGTTGCCCGCGTTGTTCGAAGTCTTTCCCGATGCATGCGTCGTGCAGACTCATCGTGATCCAGTGGAGGCGCTGCCTTCGCTCGCTAGCGTGCTGGCGATGGCGCGTCGCGTTTCTGAGGGCGATCAGGTCGACAGGCAAGAGATCGGCAGGCGTGAACTCGATAACTGGGCGAGCGCCAGCGAAGCGGCGATTGCGGCGCGCGCATCGTTGCCGAAGAAGCAGTTCATCGATGTCAAGCAGGCCGACCTGCACGCCGACCCGATTGGCACAGTGAGGCGTATCTACGGTTACTTCGGCTTCCGATTGACCCCCGAAACGGTGGACGCGATGCGCCGACGCATTGAGGAGAGTCCTGAACGTGCCTATGGTGCGCATAAATATGCGGAGGACGAGTTCGGCCTTGCACCCGCTGCGGTCAGGGAACGCTTTTCCTGCTACATGACTACCTATGGGCTGCACTGA
- a CDS encoding alcohol dehydrogenase catalytic domain-containing protein, protein MLKIHRCGICGSDLHMTDGHAPHFTLPENSTLGHEFAGEVIAVGKGVEKLKMGDAVTALPFVGCGHCATCLSGKPNFCAEFKGAAAGFAQYAVVAERVTTRLPKTLSMEDGALIEPMAVGLHGVALAKLRPGAKVLVIGAGPVGLAATFWARRLGAGRIVATASSRRREALARQMGADEFVVPEQGQDLAALAGDALKGPPDVVFECAGQKDLIARAIHCVKPQGDVIVLGFCTVLDQFVPAVAVWKEVRIKFAVTYSMHEFTHVADVFDAGCVEPRAMITDRVSLDALPDVFEALRDRSTQCKVMVNPWLS, encoded by the coding sequence GTGCTGAAGATTCACCGCTGCGGTATTTGCGGATCGGATCTTCACATGACGGATGGACACGCGCCACATTTCACGCTCCCGGAAAATTCGACACTCGGTCACGAATTCGCCGGCGAGGTGATTGCCGTGGGAAAGGGTGTAGAGAAGCTGAAGATGGGCGATGCTGTTACGGCGCTGCCGTTCGTCGGATGTGGGCATTGTGCGACCTGTCTTTCAGGGAAGCCCAACTTTTGCGCGGAGTTCAAAGGTGCCGCCGCCGGTTTCGCGCAGTATGCAGTCGTTGCCGAGCGTGTAACGACCCGGCTCCCCAAGACGCTGAGCATGGAGGACGGCGCACTGATCGAACCGATGGCGGTTGGCTTGCACGGCGTTGCGCTGGCAAAACTCCGGCCGGGCGCGAAAGTACTCGTGATTGGCGCGGGTCCAGTCGGGCTTGCAGCGACGTTCTGGGCTCGCCGCCTCGGTGCCGGACGCATCGTCGCGACCGCATCCTCCCGGCGTCGTGAAGCGCTTGCGCGGCAGATGGGCGCAGATGAGTTCGTGGTTCCGGAACAGGGGCAGGATCTTGCGGCGCTGGCTGGCGACGCTCTTAAAGGCCCACCAGACGTCGTTTTCGAGTGCGCAGGGCAGAAGGATCTGATTGCGCGGGCGATTCATTGCGTTAAGCCGCAGGGTGACGTCATAGTGCTCGGCTTCTGTACGGTGCTGGACCAATTTGTTCCCGCGGTTGCGGTGTGGAAGGAAGTGCGAATAAAGTTCGCTGTCACCTACAGCATGCACGAGTTCACTCACGTCGCAGACGTGTTCGACGCGGGTTGTGTCGAACCTCGGGCGATGATTACCGATCGCGTCTCTCTCGACGCGTTACCCGACGTGTTTGAAGCGCTGCGTGATCGCTCGACGCAATGCAAGGTAATGGTGAATCCGTGGCTGAGCTGA
- a CDS encoding VOC family protein, giving the protein MKTLSLSPFSGFLQIAYVTTDVDEAIDRFRTQQNVPMWARLPGIEIESIVGRRCKLNIALAFVGSIQLELIEPLSGDDRVYRDALPQDGFAIRHHHIAQLIESEAAFDTQREEMAAAGVPIVVDGQAPGSARYFYTDHRATLGHYVEHIWYTPAGLAAMEQVPRNGVVQ; this is encoded by the coding sequence ATGAAAACGCTCTCGCTTTCGCCGTTCTCCGGTTTTCTACAGATTGCGTACGTCACAACAGATGTGGACGAGGCAATTGACCGATTCCGCACGCAGCAGAACGTGCCAATGTGGGCGCGTTTACCGGGCATTGAAATCGAGTCCATCGTGGGACGCCGCTGCAAGCTGAACATCGCTCTTGCGTTTGTCGGATCGATTCAGCTGGAATTGATTGAGCCGCTTTCGGGCGACGACCGCGTTTATCGTGATGCGCTGCCTCAAGACGGCTTCGCGATCCGCCATCATCACATAGCGCAGTTGATTGAGAGCGAAGCCGCTTTCGATACACAGCGTGAGGAAATGGCCGCCGCCGGTGTGCCGATCGTCGTCGACGGTCAGGCACCGGGCTCCGCTCGCTACTTCTACACAGATCATCGGGCGACGTTGGGGCACTATGTCGAGCATATCTGGTACACGCCTGCCGGGCTTGCTGCGATGGAACAGGTGCCCCGCAATGGAGTAGTCCAATGA